A region of Kribbella sp. NBC_01245 DNA encodes the following proteins:
- a CDS encoding adenosylmethionine--8-amino-7-oxononanoate transaminase yields MNELLRQDAELLWHPYSSLSEPAPMRLVKGADGVRLRLEDETGSVSDAIDAMSSWWCMIHGYRNPVLDAALSDQIDSFSHVMFGGLTHEPAVRLAERLVEITPAPLRHVFFCDSGSVSIEVAIKLALQYQVARGHQGRTGLLTVRGGYHGDTFAPMSVCDPVNGMHSLFTGALKEQIFGPKPPAGFDGEPAAIEAWANEMSELAARHAGEIAAIVVEPVLQGAGGMYAYSPICLRILRDLADEHGFLLILDEIATGFGRTGTMFASEHAGIDPDILCVGKALTGGYLSLAAMLCTSDVAHTVSSGPGGALMHGPTFMANPLACAVALASIDLLLADDWQSTVSRISTGLSKGLAGAVGLPGVRDVRVLGAVGVVQLDRPVDVPRMTEAVLSRGVWVRPFRDLVYTMPPYICTDAEIATIGQAITEAVALGGQ; encoded by the coding sequence ATGAACGAATTACTGCGGCAGGACGCGGAATTGCTCTGGCATCCCTATTCGTCACTGAGCGAACCGGCTCCGATGCGCTTGGTGAAGGGCGCGGACGGCGTCCGGCTGCGGCTTGAGGATGAAACGGGCAGTGTGAGTGACGCGATCGACGCGATGTCGTCGTGGTGGTGCATGATCCACGGCTACCGCAACCCGGTGCTCGATGCGGCTCTGAGCGACCAGATCGACTCGTTCAGCCATGTGATGTTCGGCGGGCTGACGCACGAGCCGGCGGTCCGGCTGGCCGAGCGGCTGGTCGAGATCACGCCGGCGCCGCTGCGGCACGTCTTCTTCTGCGACTCGGGCTCGGTCTCGATCGAGGTCGCGATCAAACTCGCCCTGCAGTACCAGGTGGCTCGCGGTCACCAGGGGCGGACCGGGCTGCTGACCGTGCGCGGCGGGTATCACGGTGACACCTTCGCGCCGATGAGCGTCTGCGATCCGGTGAACGGGATGCACTCGCTGTTCACGGGTGCGCTCAAGGAGCAGATCTTCGGCCCGAAACCGCCCGCCGGGTTCGACGGCGAGCCGGCCGCGATCGAGGCCTGGGCGAACGAGATGAGCGAGCTCGCCGCGCGCCATGCCGGCGAGATCGCCGCGATCGTGGTCGAGCCGGTCCTGCAGGGGGCCGGCGGGATGTACGCCTACAGCCCGATCTGCCTTCGCATCCTGCGGGATCTCGCCGACGAGCACGGATTCCTGCTCATCCTGGACGAGATCGCGACCGGTTTCGGCCGGACCGGCACGATGTTCGCCTCGGAGCACGCCGGGATCGACCCGGACATCCTCTGCGTGGGCAAGGCGCTGACCGGCGGTTACCTTTCGCTCGCGGCGATGTTGTGTACGTCGGACGTGGCGCACACCGTGTCCAGTGGTCCCGGCGGAGCGTTGATGCACGGTCCGACCTTCATGGCGAACCCGCTCGCGTGCGCGGTCGCGTTGGCGAGCATCGACCTGCTGCTGGCCGACGACTGGCAGAGCACGGTCTCGCGGATCTCCACCGGCTTGAGCAAGGGCCTCGCGGGAGCCGTCGGTCTGCCCGGCGTACGCGACGTACGAGTGCTCGGCGCGGTCGGCGTGGTCCAGCTCGATCGGCCCGTCGACGTACCGCGGATGACCGAGGCCGTGCTGAGCCGGGGCGTTTGGGTCCGGCCGTTCCGGGACCTCGTCTACACCATGCCGCCGTACATCTGCACTGATGCGGAGATCGCGACCATTGGCCAGGCCATCACCGAGGCTGTCGCTTTGGGGGGCCAGTGA
- a CDS encoding 8-amino-7-oxononanoate synthase — MGLADWLEPKAAALESRGLTRRLRPRAAGEDLIDLAGNDYLGLAIDPRVIEAAVDAVRTWGTGATASRLVTGTTELHASLEQALATYAGQQAGLVFSSGYLANVGVVTALGGPGTLLVSDEHVHASIVDATRLARSRVEVVPHNDVDAVTKVLAERNEPRALVLTESVFSVLGDAAPLTSLAATALAHDAVLLVDEAHGIGVTGNGRGSVAAAGLAGAEHVLVTMTLSKALASQGGAVLGPAVLREHLVNRARSFIFDTGLAPAACAAALAALDVLRSEPHRPDAIHTTAARLAEAAGVSEAAGAVVSVPMAGPREAVAAAERCLAEGVRVGTFRPPSVPDGISRLRLTARAGLSPAQLDHACAVIKGVMAG, encoded by the coding sequence ATGGGGCTGGCGGATTGGCTCGAGCCGAAGGCGGCCGCGTTGGAGTCACGCGGGCTGACCCGGCGATTGCGCCCGCGCGCGGCGGGGGAGGACCTGATCGACCTCGCCGGGAACGACTACCTGGGCCTCGCGATAGACCCGCGCGTGATCGAGGCAGCCGTCGACGCCGTACGGACCTGGGGCACGGGCGCGACCGCCTCCCGCCTCGTCACCGGTACGACGGAACTCCACGCCTCGCTCGAACAGGCCCTCGCGACGTACGCCGGTCAGCAGGCGGGCCTCGTTTTCTCGTCCGGGTATCTCGCGAACGTCGGCGTGGTGACGGCCCTCGGTGGTCCCGGCACCCTGCTGGTCTCGGACGAACACGTGCACGCGTCGATCGTGGACGCGACCCGGCTGGCCCGTTCGCGCGTCGAAGTGGTGCCGCACAACGACGTTGACGCGGTCACGAAAGTCCTTGCCGAGCGCAACGAACCACGCGCGCTGGTATTGACCGAGTCGGTGTTCAGCGTGCTCGGAGATGCCGCGCCCCTGACGTCATTGGCCGCGACGGCGTTGGCCCATGACGCCGTACTGCTGGTGGACGAGGCTCACGGAATAGGTGTCACAGGCAACGGTCGTGGGTCCGTCGCGGCTGCGGGATTGGCCGGTGCGGAGCATGTGCTGGTGACGATGACGTTGTCGAAAGCCCTTGCCAGCCAAGGCGGTGCCGTTCTCGGACCGGCCGTATTGCGGGAGCACCTGGTGAACCGGGCGAGGTCGTTCATCTTCGATACCGGGTTGGCGCCGGCCGCTTGTGCCGCCGCCCTTGCCGCGCTCGACGTACTGCGTTCCGAGCCTCACCGCCCGGACGCGATTCATACGACCGCTGCCCGGTTGGCCGAGGCGGCTGGGGTTTCCGAGGCGGCCGGCGCGGTGGTGTCGGTGCCGATGGCTGGGCCGCGCGAGGCGGTTGCGGCGGCGGAGCGCTGCTTGGCCGAGGGGGTTCGGGTTGGTACGTTCCGCCCGCCGTCGGTGCCGGACGGCATCAGCCGCCTGCGCCTGACCGCGCGGGCCGGGCTATCCCCTGCGCAGCTCGACCACGCTTGCGCTGTGATCAAAGGAGTGATGGCGGGATGA
- the guaA gene encoding glutamine-hydrolyzing GMP synthase, which yields MSRWHRYAWPVTALEHDLVLVVDFGAQYAQLIARRVREAKVYSEIVPSSMPVEEMLARNPKAIVLSGGPQSVYAEGAPRVDSALFEAGVPAFGICYGFQAMAQTLGGEVRRTGLREFGRTGVTVTSAGTLLSGIPADLNVWMSHGDAVHAAPAGFDVLAASEGAPVAAFENLDRRLAGVQWHPEVLHSQAGQQVLEHFLYDIAGCTGDWTTANVVDEQVELIRQQVGDKQVLCALSGGVDSAVAAALVHKAIGDQLTCVYVDHGLQRLGESDQVEKDYVAATGIRLEVVDAEDQFLSALADVTDPEQKRKIVGREFIRTFEATARKLDAERHIEFLVQGTLYPDVVESGGGTGTANIKSHHNVGGLPDDLQFALIEPLRTLFKDEVRELGLALGLPEAMVYRHPFPGPGLSIRIVGAVSKERLDILRAADLIVRTEITAAGLDRDIWQFPVVLLADVRSVGVQGDGRTYGHPIVLRPVTSEDAMTADWARLPYDVLEKISTRITNEVDEINRVTLDITSKPPGTIEWE from the coding sequence ATGTCGAGGTGGCACCGATACGCTTGGCCGGTGACCGCACTTGAGCATGACCTGGTACTTGTCGTCGACTTCGGGGCGCAGTACGCGCAGTTGATCGCCCGCCGTGTGCGCGAGGCCAAGGTTTACTCCGAGATCGTGCCCTCCTCGATGCCGGTCGAGGAGATGCTCGCCCGCAACCCGAAGGCGATCGTGCTGTCGGGCGGCCCCCAGTCGGTGTACGCCGAGGGCGCGCCGCGGGTCGACTCTGCCCTGTTCGAGGCGGGCGTGCCGGCGTTCGGCATCTGCTACGGCTTCCAGGCGATGGCCCAGACCCTCGGCGGCGAGGTCCGTCGTACCGGGTTGCGTGAGTTCGGCCGCACCGGCGTGACGGTGACCAGCGCGGGCACCCTGCTGAGCGGTATCCCCGCCGACCTGAACGTGTGGATGTCCCACGGCGACGCGGTGCACGCGGCCCCGGCCGGGTTCGACGTGCTGGCCGCCTCCGAGGGCGCGCCCGTCGCCGCCTTCGAGAACCTCGACCGCCGCCTCGCCGGTGTCCAGTGGCACCCCGAGGTGCTGCACTCGCAGGCCGGGCAGCAGGTGCTCGAGCACTTCCTGTACGACATCGCGGGCTGCACGGGCGACTGGACCACGGCGAACGTCGTCGACGAGCAGGTCGAGCTGATCCGCCAGCAGGTCGGCGACAAGCAGGTCCTCTGCGCGCTCTCGGGTGGTGTCGACTCCGCGGTCGCGGCGGCACTCGTGCACAAGGCGATCGGCGACCAGCTCACTTGCGTGTACGTCGACCACGGGCTGCAGCGCCTGGGCGAGTCGGACCAGGTCGAGAAGGACTACGTCGCTGCGACGGGTATCCGGCTCGAGGTGGTGGACGCCGAGGACCAGTTCCTCTCCGCGCTCGCCGACGTGACCGACCCGGAGCAGAAGCGCAAGATCGTCGGCCGCGAGTTCATCCGCACGTTCGAGGCGACGGCCCGCAAGCTCGACGCCGAGCGGCACATCGAGTTCCTGGTCCAGGGCACGCTCTACCCGGACGTGGTCGAGTCCGGCGGTGGCACCGGCACGGCCAACATCAAGTCGCACCACAACGTCGGCGGCCTGCCGGATGACCTGCAGTTCGCGCTGATCGAGCCGCTGCGGACGTTGTTCAAGGACGAGGTCCGCGAGCTCGGTCTGGCCCTGGGCCTGCCGGAGGCGATGGTCTATCGGCACCCGTTCCCGGGTCCGGGGCTCAGCATCCGCATCGTCGGTGCGGTCAGCAAGGAGCGGCTGGACATCCTCCGCGCCGCCGACCTCATCGTCCGTACCGAGATCACCGCGGCCGGGCTCGACCGCGACATCTGGCAGTTCCCGGTGGTGTTGCTGGCCGACGTGCGCTCGGTCGGCGTCCAGGGCGACGGCCGGACGTACGGCCACCCGATCGTGCTCCGCCCGGTCACCAGCGAGGACGCGATGACCGCCGACTGGGCCCGCCTGCCGTATGACGTACTCGAGAAGATCTCCACCCGGATCACCAACGAGGTCGACGAGATCAACCGCGTCACCCTCGACATCACCAGCAAGCCCCCGGGCACCATCGAGTGGGAGTAG
- the bioD gene encoding dethiobiotin synthase, whose protein sequence is MSVLLVTGTDTGVGKTVVTAALAAYLSRGTTIVVSKPLQTGVDAVEPGDADEVRRLAGVEVHEGVRLRDALAPTTAARRAGVDLPSVKEQAAAIEALRPPSGWTLVEGAGGLLVGLDGEGRNLADLATHLPHSAFVVVVRAGLGTLNHTLLTVEALRARKLPIAGLVVGAWPEHPDLADRCNLEELPDLAGLPLLGKIPANAAALPPEVFRAQAQTWFTFPRFS, encoded by the coding sequence ATGAGCGTGCTGCTCGTGACCGGGACGGACACCGGTGTCGGCAAGACCGTGGTCACCGCGGCCCTCGCGGCTTACCTGTCGCGCGGGACGACCATCGTCGTCAGCAAGCCCCTGCAGACCGGGGTAGACGCGGTCGAACCGGGCGACGCCGATGAGGTGCGGCGCCTCGCGGGCGTCGAGGTGCACGAAGGGGTACGACTGCGCGACGCGTTGGCGCCGACCACGGCAGCGCGACGCGCTGGGGTCGACCTGCCGTCGGTCAAGGAGCAGGCGGCCGCGATCGAGGCCCTTCGCCCACCGTCCGGCTGGACCTTGGTCGAAGGCGCGGGCGGTCTGCTCGTCGGCCTCGATGGCGAAGGCCGGAACCTTGCCGATCTCGCGACCCACCTGCCGCACAGTGCCTTCGTGGTGGTCGTCCGGGCCGGCCTCGGCACGCTGAACCACACCCTGCTCACGGTCGAGGCCCTCCGCGCCCGCAAGTTGCCCATCGCCGGACTGGTCGTCGGTGCCTGGCCGGAACACCCCGACCTGGCCGACCGCTGCAACCTCGAGGAACTCCCGGACCTCGCCGGTCTTCCGCTGCTCGGCAAGATCCCCGCGAACGCCGCCGCCCTACCGCCGGAGGTCTTCCGCGCGCAAGCCCAAACCTGGTTCACCTTCCCGCGCTTCTCCTAG
- a CDS encoding AAA family ATPase: protein MQVNGVRRPAELPGLTPKLIGRSGEIHRLVDELAVPGAFRTVSGPAGAGKSALAVNVARDVAHHYPDGQLYVDLHARPPDARTVLARLLRSLGADPRPWTGLDELVACYRSATAGRRLLLVLDNADDTAQVLPLLPAGTSCSVLITSRLRLELPEAKRLHLAPLPEPDALALLHHLSGTGPVDAADARELVRLCDYLPLAIGIAAAKLAASCRWTSAKLVRHLRDDARRLDVLTDDTDGQRSVRESLLAGYHLVRRLPEGLEAARLFRLIGQREVYRIDARALARRTGFAETRSKALLELLADAQLLEPIAPGRYRMPALTRLLATELAHTDHP, encoded by the coding sequence ATGCAGGTCAATGGGGTACGCCGGCCGGCCGAGTTGCCCGGTCTGACGCCGAAGCTGATCGGCCGGTCCGGCGAGATCCATCGGCTGGTCGATGAGCTGGCCGTACCGGGCGCCTTCCGCACCGTGAGCGGCCCGGCCGGCGCGGGCAAATCCGCCCTCGCCGTCAACGTCGCCCGCGATGTCGCGCACCACTATCCCGACGGCCAGCTGTACGTCGACCTGCACGCCCGTCCGCCAGACGCGCGGACCGTGCTGGCCCGGCTTCTTCGCAGTCTCGGCGCCGATCCGCGCCCGTGGACGGGGTTGGACGAACTCGTCGCCTGCTACCGCTCGGCAACGGCCGGTCGGCGCTTGCTACTCGTGCTGGACAACGCCGACGACACCGCGCAAGTCCTCCCCCTGCTGCCGGCCGGTACGTCGTGCTCGGTCCTGATCACCAGCCGCCTCCGCCTGGAACTCCCCGAGGCAAAACGCCTACACCTCGCCCCCTTGCCAGAACCCGACGCCCTAGCCCTCCTCCACCACCTCAGTGGGACCGGACCGGTCGACGCGGCGGATGCGCGCGAGCTCGTCCGGTTGTGCGACTACCTGCCGCTGGCCATCGGCATCGCCGCCGCCAAACTCGCCGCATCTTGCCGCTGGACGTCGGCCAAACTCGTACGCCACCTCCGCGACGACGCCCGCCGCCTCGACGTACTCACCGACGACACCGACGGCCAACGCTCAGTCCGCGAAAGCCTGCTGGCCGGATACCACCTGGTGCGCCGCCTACCGGAAGGCCTCGAGGCGGCCCGGCTATTCCGGCTGATCGGCCAGCGCGAGGTCTACCGGATCGACGCCCGCGCGCTGGCCCGTCGTACCGGCTTCGCCGAAACCCGAAGCAAGGCCCTGCTCGAACTCCTGGCCGACGCCCAACTCCTCGAACCGATCGCCCCCGGCCGCTACCGCATGCCCGCCCTGACCCGCCTCCTAGCCACCGAACTAGCCCACACCGACCACCCCTAA